The Candidatus Methylomirabilota bacterium genome includes a window with the following:
- a CDS encoding response regulator transcription factor yields the protein MIPQLNGWEVCRRLKQDPATRAMPVIILTARVEEGDKVLGFEMGADDYVTKPFAVRELLARVRAVIRRSAPAERGGKAHQVKVGDLEIDRRRFEVTMKGRPVPLTLKEFELLATLAAEPGRVFGRDELLDLVWGRDGFVEPRTVDVHLARLRAKFMGAKLAPPAVETVRGVGYRFRDPERGSPS from the coding sequence ATGATTCCTCAGCTCAACGGCTGGGAAGTGTGCCGCCGCCTCAAGCAGGACCCGGCCACCCGCGCCATGCCGGTGATCATCCTCACCGCGCGTGTGGAGGAAGGCGACAAGGTGCTCGGCTTCGAGATGGGGGCGGACGACTACGTGACCAAGCCGTTCGCCGTGCGGGAGCTGCTCGCGCGGGTCCGGGCGGTGATCCGGCGGAGCGCGCCGGCCGAGCGCGGCGGGAAGGCGCATCAGGTGAAGGTCGGCGACCTGGAGATCGATCGCCGCCGGTTCGAGGTGACGATGAAGGGGCGGCCCGTTCCGCTGACGCTCAAGGAGTTCGAGCTGCTGGCGACGCTGGCGGCCGAGCCGGGGCGCGTGTTCGGCCGCGACGAGCTGCTGGACCTCGTCTGGGGCCGCGACGGCTTCGTGGAGCCCCGGACGGTGGACGTCCATCTCGCCCGACTCCGGGCGAAGTTCATGGGGGCCAAGCTGGCCCCGCCTGCCGTGGAGACGGTCCGGGGGGTGGGGTACCGCTTCCGGGATCCCGAGCGAGGGTCCCCTTCGTAA
- a CDS encoding alpha/beta hydrolase, producing the protein MPPETHTVRTPLLEIAYEAHGDPRGLPIILLHGFPDDVRAWDGVAAPLAAAGHRVLVPYLRGYGPTRFLDPATPRMAQQAAIGQDLLDFIDALALPRVLLAGYDWGGRAACIAGILAPDRVRALVTIGGYNVQDTVGPPRPAAAAEERAYWYQWYFNTERGRRGLEQNRREICRLLWQDWSPSWRFDDATFDRTARSFDNPDFVGVVIHSYRHRHGHAPGEPRFDAVERRLAERPPIAVPAGVLHGGEDAVDPPYLSERNMSLFPAGTERRVVPGAGHFLPREQPAAVTEAISRLLARTR; encoded by the coding sequence GTGCCGCCCGAGACCCACACGGTCCGCACGCCTCTCCTGGAGATCGCCTACGAGGCGCACGGCGATCCCCGCGGCCTCCCCATCATTCTCTTGCACGGCTTCCCCGACGACGTGCGCGCCTGGGACGGCGTGGCCGCCCCGCTGGCCGCGGCCGGTCATCGCGTGCTGGTGCCCTACTTGCGGGGCTACGGCCCGACGCGCTTTCTCGACCCCGCGACGCCGCGCATGGCCCAGCAGGCGGCGATCGGGCAAGACCTCCTCGACTTCATCGACGCGCTGGCCCTGCCGCGCGTCCTCCTGGCCGGCTACGACTGGGGCGGTCGCGCGGCCTGTATCGCCGGCATCCTGGCCCCGGATCGAGTGCGCGCGCTCGTCACGATCGGCGGCTACAACGTCCAGGACACGGTGGGCCCGCCGCGCCCCGCTGCGGCGGCCGAGGAGCGGGCCTACTGGTACCAGTGGTACTTCAACACCGAGCGCGGCCGTCGGGGCCTCGAGCAGAACCGGCGGGAGATCTGCCGGCTCCTGTGGCAGGACTGGTCGCCGAGCTGGCGCTTCGACGACGCCACTTTCGACCGGACCGCCCGCTCGTTCGACAACCCCGATTTCGTCGGGGTGGTGATCCACTCCTACCGCCATCGACACGGCCACGCGCCGGGCGAGCCGCGCTTCGACGCGGTCGAGCGCCGACTCGCCGAGCGGCCGCCGATCGCCGTGCCGGCCGGCGTCCTGCACGGCGGCGAGGACGCGGTCGACCCGCCCTATCTCTCGGAGCGCAACATGTCGCTGTTCCCCGCCGGCACGGAGCGGCGAGTCGTGCCCGGCGCCGGACACTTCCTGCCCCGCGAGCAGCCGGCCGCGGTCACCGAGGCGATCTCGAGGCTGCTGGCGCGGACCAGGTGA